The nucleotide window gcgactgcagttgtcccgaacgacgcggagcggagttcgggcaagcggtcacgtgcgggaaagacactttacgcatgagttaggaacattattttttctacgaccgtatatacataaaagtataccaacccatttttcataaattattttattccaacaaacataataatatacaaaattttaactaaaaactattaattattataaatattaatattgaaaacacaatttgttgtattctgtagactagtaagaattgccggcccagtggagttatttggtttcatctggaaggtagatgacgtcggtgaagatggcatcggttgcaggtcgcataaagatgacgatgacggtgacggcaacggttttaagtcatttgtagtacagagaaactttttaccatcgaatagcgggaccataatgtattagatttcaaaaccttacttaggtctgaaaaatacgccagaaatacctcttccttataagttttggcccctttctccttacaccatgtaacaaaatagtcgtattgcttctcatactttagtctggatttggcaggtaacagctcggaattagcttcatttgcagccttcaaaacggcttcgggaagttattcgtcggatgaatccattaatattattgtatcggattcggtttaatgtggtttgaacaactttgacgttttagtaacaattacacgcttgggttgtcatagcaactgatatcaaaccagttttgatatttgtttctcctttgaagaatgtcactttcccgcactagtgcgggaaagtgacactttcaaaactaaaatgcgtgcggaaagtgggttaaaacgcacggtcgtagaaaaatataattttgattcattacTTCAAAAAGTCCCGTAGATcagtacaataaaaatattctccttttcttttattaaactCAAAAAACCTAAATTTTGTCATCTTTTAATACATTTTGACTGGAGTTCACGAAACAAATTGGATATGAAAGatctttcaaatataaaaatgactTAGGAACAGACAGAATATATGCGTATAAAATACTTGCcttatgttttttattgtaagCCGCTGCAATCATTTTCATGATTGCTAGGCTCTCTCTATAACATTGGAAAGTTGACGTTATCTCTGGATGACCAATTTCGTAAAACAAGTCTTACAGATTACACGAAACAGATGCGGTACTCACATTTTATCTTTGTTGACAATAGGATTTGCCAAAGAATCTATGatggatatatttattatcttcTTTCAATATACAAACTTCCCGCGAACATAACAAtaacgaaatttcaattatagttATTAGAAACGAGATATTGGACGTTGAGTAagaattaacaaatattaaaccCAAATCACCAATAAAAAAGTGTAATGTGACATAGTATTTCAgctaaaacttttatatttaggGACAAAGGAACAAATCTTTTCAGGACTATATTCTAGTAGCTGCTATAATTCctaataaagattttattagCAGAGATATTTTCCCTGGCTGAATACCTTTAGGATGAAAATTAAAAGCACGTTTTTTTATTCTCCACTCATAAAAATAACTTCAGGATAAGATGTGCTTACTACACTTTACCTAAAAGTCAGTCAAAATACGTTTCTAAAGAGTGGTATGAGTAGTGGAGGTGAATTGGAAGGTTcttggaaaatattgaatttacatAAGTAAAAGATTATAGTTGTAGTTGTGGGGGCTCTATACCCAATGGAATATGTTAGAGCTTGCAATCCTTTTCGTATCTATCTAAAACAAATCAAAGAAGTACACAATGAAGTCAGTAAATCATAAATAGTACACACATTTTTTCAACAGTTATATGTTCATTGACACTGCTAATAACAACATACCGCCATAAAATTCTTTTCGACAAATGGCTTAAAAAACGATATGTTTTGCTGACGTTTAAAAAGAAAAGGTCATTGTATGAACAAAGGTTAGGGCCCCGCTAATTCAAAGGGTAGTCATACTTGCTCTAGCTTCTGTTGTGTTGCGGAAGTTCGATGTAAAATGACCATTCTACTTTTCGAGGTTATTCAAAAACATTGTGTGGactttttggtattttcttgaaatacaTAATTTGTGAAAGttactaaaattaatattcttattGACCATTGAAGTCTTCTTTCTTATCGATTATTTAATTCACTGAGAACCCGGGAATTTTTTTCGGATAAGCTTCAGTTTATCTTCAATATCtgataacttgtttatcgaaacgtATATCAGACAGTATACTTGTGAGTGCTGATGTAGTAGCAGTGTTCAATATAATCTCAAAAGCATTTGCAGAAATTCTTCTTCTTAACTCTGCGTTCTGATAagcaaattatcgtcttcagagaccaaaTGTAAACTACCAGCGTTCAGTATCTCaaatttttcatgatatttttgttttagataaaaTGATAGAATGGATATTAGGGGCGGCCCTCTTGGCTATTATTATCTATCATTTCACTATCAAACCAATGACTTATTGGACTGAAAGAGGAGTGAAACAAGGAAAATCTAAATGGCTAGTTGGAGATAACTGGGGTTCAGTAACTAGAACACAAAGTTTTGCTGATATGATTCTAAAAGTTTACAATGCAGTACCAGATGTCAGGtattagtttttattgaaatcaatcAAAGAAACTGGTAAGTGtaccaaaattaataaaacgcTGTCTcgccaaaaaaaatatataggttACACCATAAGTGCGAGGAAGTCCAATTACTCATTTGTTGTGATGTGAGAATTGTTAAGGTACGTGGTTAATTAAACTAATCAATCGCAATAAAAAAAAGGCTTTATTGCCTGTTATATtaagaacaataaaagaaacatCTTATTATAGAACATCTTACATATAACTGGGCCTGTCAAGAGCACACGTCATGCGCTTGAGCTCTTCCACACATACGAGTACAAGAGATCATGCGCTCTCCGCGCAACGATACACATGCGCACAAATATAAATGTAGTACactcaacaaaaatataaattgagatATCTgttattcaatacaaataatttcgatgaattgtttttgtatacacaccaaaatttttatctgaGATTGAAAGCATCTTGTGATTTGATTCaatatcttattttataaaGTCTGATATATTCAtactttattattcaattataagaTCTATcattttataagaaatgttCATTTactcataaaaatttatttcacatatGGCTTcacttattataaataattttcagataTTCTGGAATATATCAATTCACTTTACCCACGCTTCTTGTTAAGGATCttgaattaattaatcaattgaGTGTAAAAGATTTCGATCATTTTATGGACCACAAGGCTTTCATTCCTGAAAAAGCTGATCCTCTATGGGGAAAGAACTTATTTGCTTTGACAggttaattgttttttaaatactattaaattttgCCTTATTTGTGATAATAGACCTTAACAGTAAACCCATTTTggattaataatatattttttaggtcAGAGATGGCGCGAAATGAGACCTATACTTAGTCCCAGTTTCACTAGTAGTAAAATGAAAGCTATGTTTGTTTTGATGTCAGAATGTGCTAAGAATTTCAGCGAATACTTTATACGAAAAGACAAGGATTCTATAGAAGTGGAAATGAAAGATTTATTTACCCGCTTTACAAATGACGTTATCGCAACTACAGCTTTTGGGATAGAGATTAATTCTCTAGAGACACAAGACAACGAATTCTACATTATGGGACGAGACATTACTAATTTCACGGGCTTTTGGAAAAGTATGAAATTCTTTGGATATTTAATTATACCAAACATTTTATCAGTAAGTTAATAaagttaatatataaatttcttttttcttagaccttttgatatattaatgcatctaaatgttcttgattttaggtctcttctgtttgaaaattagttttttttatgttttatgaaCTCAACAACATATGAATGAATCACTCCCAacatttattctaatttaaaacgcaaaaatttaattgattacaaattttacttacaaatGTGACCTTTCGAAATGGATGTATagatatagataaaataaatattgaaacaatagAACACCACAAATATTAAATGCCCAGCACtaagaaaaaatgatgaattcagagcacgaaaacaaaaaatatttcagtacaGAAAAATGAGCTTCTCTAacttttgtttcagtttttgaaaattagattCTTCGAAAAATCTGTagcaaattttttcacaaaaattattgacgAAACTATCAAAGTCAGAAAAGAGAAAGG belongs to Diorhabda carinulata isolate Delta chromosome X, icDioCari1.1, whole genome shotgun sequence and includes:
- the LOC130900550 gene encoding cytochrome P450 9e2-like — encoded protein: MIEWILGAALLAIIIYHFTIKPMTYWTERGVKQGKSKWLVGDNWGSVTRTQSFADMILKVYNAVPDVRYSGIYQFTLPTLLVKDLELINQLSVKDFDHFMDHKAFIPEKADPLWGKNLFALTGQRWREMRPILSPSFTSSKMKAMFVLMSECAKNFSEYFIRKDKDSIEVEMKDLFTRFTNDVIATTAFGIEINSLETQDNEFYIMGRDITNFTGFWKSMKFFGYLIIPNILSVS